The Lewinellaceae bacterium genome has a segment encoding these proteins:
- a CDS encoding 4Fe-4S dicluster domain-containing protein, with product MVQGIELTADWNRMFEQRVVFDYDTTGLDKVSEIPGGESMAWCYQCTQCIPVCPVNTVGGEYGPRKIFRKLQQGMDLLTHDDLWKCTTCANCLRVCPKVVNMIDIMPAVRGEAVMAGNVPDELQVAFENTFEYGNPLGESQRKRADWIKDAGVEVPVMKDIKREVDVLWFVECYPAYHHRGKDATTALAKILSTLEVDYGILGTEEKCSCDSQRLAGEQGLFEEFAESNIKTFSKYKFNKIMTTDPHALNALKKEYPKYGGEYEVEHYTTMLAPMMDKLNLKNKLNYKVTFHDPCYLGRHNGEYEAPRKILQSLPGVELTEMGRCREQSFCCGGGGGGMWLDGFMADHVQERLSENRVKEAVETGADVLAVCCPYEVSRFEDAVKSTGNEGKLLVKDIAELILEAMGV from the coding sequence ATGGTCCAGGGTATCGAACTTACCGCGGATTGGAACAGAATGTTCGAACAGCGTGTGGTTTTTGATTATGATACGACCGGGCTCGACAAGGTTTCGGAGATTCCGGGTGGCGAATCCATGGCCTGGTGTTATCAGTGTACCCAGTGTATCCCCGTTTGTCCGGTCAATACGGTTGGTGGAGAATATGGCCCGAGAAAAATATTCAGAAAACTTCAGCAGGGGATGGATCTGTTGACCCATGACGACCTTTGGAAATGTACGACCTGTGCCAACTGCCTCAGGGTGTGCCCAAAAGTGGTGAATATGATTGACATTATGCCTGCCGTCAGGGGGGAAGCTGTTATGGCTGGAAATGTTCCTGATGAGTTGCAGGTGGCCTTTGAAAATACTTTTGAATATGGCAATCCTCTTGGAGAATCACAGCGCAAGCGTGCCGATTGGATCAAGGATGCCGGCGTGGAGGTTCCTGTCATGAAGGATATTAAACGGGAGGTTGATGTGCTTTGGTTTGTGGAATGTTATCCGGCTTATCACCACAGAGGCAAAGATGCCACTACTGCACTGGCTAAAATCCTGTCTACTCTTGAGGTGGATTACGGGATATTGGGAACAGAGGAAAAATGCTCCTGCGATTCTCAAAGACTCGCCGGTGAGCAGGGACTGTTCGAAGAATTTGCGGAATCGAACATCAAAACTTTCAGTAAGTATAAGTTCAATAAAATTATGACCACCGACCCTCATGCGTTGAATGCCCTCAAAAAAGAGTATCCAAAGTACGGAGGAGAATACGAAGTTGAGCATTATACCACCATGCTTGCTCCTATGATGGACAAGTTGAACCTGAAAAATAAGCTGAACTACAAAGTTACTTTCCACGATCCGTGTTATCTCGGTCGCCATAATGGTGAGTACGAGGCTCCTCGTAAAATACTGCAGTCACTTCCCGGTGTTGAACTGACGGAAATGGGCCGATGCAGGGAGCAGAGTTTTTGCTGCGGCGGTGGCGGTGGCGGTATGTGGCTCGATGGTTTCATGGCCGATCATGTCCAGGAACGCCTTTCCGAAAACAGGGTAAAAGAAGCCGTAGAAACTGGCGCCGATGTATTAGCCGTTTGTTGTCCGTATGAAGTTTCCCGTTTTGAAGACGCGGTCAAATCAACAGGTAATGAAGGGAAATTATTGGTTAAAGATATCGCCGAATTGATCCTGGAAGCGATGGGAGTTTAA
- a CDS encoding CoB--CoM heterodisulfide reductase iron-sulfur subunit A family protein, whose product MANQDIVIIGGGPAGIEAAKGIGDLGYKAILVEKRDRLGGNPDEQQYAALTPDLRDADEAIAEMIAPLTANPNVEVMYNTLVTGAEGSVGDFTIKALSMGKEVEIKAGAVIISTGFQHFDPGRETQKYGYYEHDDVLTLTDAEKMLKAGNFVRPSNGEVPKRICFIQCVGSRDRQIGNEYCSKVCCGISSKQAIEVRKLVPDCKVFIFYIDMRMYGYWENEIYWPAQEKYKVNYIKGMATEIVKKGDKLLVKGEDTTLRRPMEVEMDMVILAVGMEPSEGTKQMASIFGLQQNKYNFIEAIGGPLDTVSTNVKGVFAAGACTGPADLEDSVSAGGLAAMKAIASVRKAALVTA is encoded by the coding sequence ATGGCAAACCAAGATATCGTAATTATTGGAGGCGGACCTGCCGGAATCGAGGCAGCTAAAGGAATAGGAGACCTGGGATATAAGGCCATTTTGGTCGAAAAAAGAGATCGCCTGGGAGGAAATCCTGACGAACAGCAATACGCAGCGTTAACGCCTGACCTTCGCGATGCCGACGAGGCAATTGCAGAAATGATTGCGCCACTCACGGCCAATCCCAACGTGGAAGTGATGTATAATACCCTCGTTACAGGTGCCGAAGGGTCAGTGGGCGATTTTACTATCAAAGCCCTGAGCATGGGCAAAGAGGTAGAGATCAAAGCCGGAGCGGTGATCATCTCTACCGGCTTCCAGCATTTTGATCCGGGAAGGGAAACGCAAAAATACGGCTACTATGAGCACGATGATGTGTTGACGCTTACCGATGCGGAAAAGATGCTGAAGGCAGGCAATTTCGTACGCCCTTCCAACGGAGAAGTCCCCAAACGCATTTGCTTCATCCAGTGCGTTGGTTCCAGGGATCGCCAGATCGGTAATGAATATTGCTCAAAAGTTTGCTGCGGTATTTCATCCAAACAGGCTATAGAAGTACGTAAGCTGGTGCCGGATTGTAAGGTATTCATTTTTTATATCGACATGCGGATGTATGGCTATTGGGAAAATGAAATCTACTGGCCTGCCCAGGAAAAATATAAAGTCAACTACATAAAGGGTATGGCGACGGAAATCGTCAAAAAAGGCGATAAACTGCTCGTGAAAGGAGAGGATACGACCCTACGCCGCCCAATGGAAGTTGAAATGGATATGGTCATCCTGGCCGTGGGCATGGAACCGAGTGAGGGAACCAAACAAATGGCCTCCATTTTTGGCCTCCAGCAAAATAAATACAATTTTATTGAAGCAATTGGAGGGCCACTGGATACCGTTTCCACCAATGTGAAGGGAGTATTTGCTGCCGGAGCCTGCACAGGACCCGCTGACCTGGAAGATTCTGTTAGCGCAGGCGGGCTGGCCGCCATGAAAGCTATTGCTTCTGTAAGAAAAGCAGCACTGGTCACTGCCTGA
- a CDS encoding heterodisulfide reductase subunit B — MIHLPISKANKRIFKADPDNAPTHDIREEIFQLEKEGEWIVQRVPEPYVEVQTKYGRMKKIPIEKTWHHKSCGQCGHIPGYSTSIFWLNREFGLDYHDPTNQTSCTAWNYYASATSNPEAQAAVALRNFASAYETGYFPLIHCGTSFGHYKEVRHALVHQPELRRKVRDIMKRLGKPFVIPEEVVHYSEWVYAMRDRIAERQVIDMSNIAATVHPACHYHKLIEEDAIYSEEIYGAQRSAIITGVLTKLGIDVKDYSTWFDCCGFGFRHILVSRDFSRSFSIQRKIEVMKEEANPDVVVTHDTGCVTTLDQSQFAGEAHNRNVGLPVMSDSQMAALAMGAHPYKVLQLHWHNTNNKPFLEKLGIDHKKKWAEFQVECDKIKSGEKEYMTWDDAK, encoded by the coding sequence ATGATTCATTTACCAATTTCAAAAGCAAACAAGCGTATTTTCAAAGCAGATCCGGATAATGCGCCGACCCACGATATTCGTGAAGAAATTTTCCAGTTGGAAAAAGAAGGGGAATGGATCGTCCAGCGTGTCCCGGAGCCATATGTCGAGGTGCAGACCAAGTACGGGAGGATGAAAAAAATTCCTATTGAAAAGACCTGGCATCACAAGAGTTGTGGTCAGTGCGGGCATATTCCCGGGTACTCTACTTCCATTTTCTGGCTCAACAGGGAATTTGGACTGGACTACCATGATCCCACCAATCAGACTTCCTGCACGGCATGGAACTACTACGCTTCAGCAACTTCAAATCCTGAAGCCCAGGCTGCTGTGGCTCTCAGGAATTTCGCGTCGGCTTACGAAACCGGATATTTCCCGCTGATCCATTGTGGTACCAGCTTCGGTCACTATAAAGAAGTGCGTCATGCTTTGGTTCATCAGCCGGAACTGAGACGGAAAGTGCGTGATATCATGAAACGGTTGGGCAAACCTTTCGTAATTCCCGAAGAGGTGGTTCACTACAGTGAGTGGGTTTATGCCATGCGTGATCGTATCGCTGAAAGACAGGTGATCGACATGAGTAATATCGCTGCAACAGTGCATCCAGCCTGCCATTATCACAAGCTGATCGAAGAAGATGCTATCTATTCTGAAGAAATTTACGGCGCACAGCGTTCGGCTATCATTACCGGTGTCCTCACCAAGCTGGGCATTGATGTAAAGGATTACTCCACCTGGTTCGACTGCTGTGGATTTGGGTTCAGACATATTCTTGTTTCCCGTGATTTTTCACGCTCATTTTCCATTCAGCGGAAAATTGAAGTGATGAAAGAGGAAGCCAACCCGGATGTAGTAGTTACCCACGATACAGGTTGTGTAACGACCCTCGATCAGAGTCAGTTTGCCGGAGAAGCCCATAACAGAAATGTCGGCTTACCGGTCATGTCGGATTCGCAAATGGCAGCCCTGGCAATGGGAGCCCATCCGTATAAAGTACTCCAGTTGCATTGGCACAATACCAATAACAAGCCCTTCCTGGAAAAACTGGGCATCGACCATAAAAAGAAATGGGCTGAATTTCAGGTAGAATGTGATAAGATCAAGTCAGGGGAAAAAGAATACATGACCTGGGATGACGCTAAGTAA
- a CDS encoding four helix bundle protein yields the protein MERKYDLQQRLMSFSVMVLNFVDCLPNSYVGNYFGNQLIRSGTSPALNYAESQAAVSSKDFLNKVSICLKELRESQVNLNIIKMKPLVDFEKIEPVLNECDQLVAIFTTIVKNKKNNM from the coding sequence ATGGAAAGGAAATATGACCTACAGCAAAGGCTGATGTCTTTTTCGGTTATGGTTTTAAATTTTGTGGATTGTTTACCAAACAGTTATGTTGGGAATTATTTTGGCAATCAATTAATCAGGTCAGGTACTTCTCCTGCTTTAAATTATGCCGAATCTCAAGCTGCTGTATCGAGTAAGGATTTTTTAAATAAGGTAAGTATCTGCCTAAAAGAGCTAAGAGAAAGCCAGGTTAACTTGAATATCATCAAAATGAAACCTTTGGTGGATTTTGAAAAAATCGAACCGGTTTTAAATGAGTGTGATCAATTGGTAGCAATTTTTACAACCATAGTTAAAAACAAAAAAAATAATATGTAA